The following are from one region of the Hymenobacter sp. YIM 151858-1 genome:
- a CDS encoding 2'-5' RNA ligase family protein gives MLAITSLLNPQNASLINGIIQSLEDEFGLDDVQDTPDPHITYLLAGVSQHESLKRVLEDVAATTPPFEAFTTGLGLFPGPNPVIYIPVLRSEELNRLHTRLLAATAPLCQRTDKFSTPELWLPHISLALHDTTPELLGPVLQYLNEQTYNLKLRISNLAILRQEGEQFIPEEVYPLEG, from the coding sequence ATGCTAGCAATTACTTCCCTGCTCAATCCGCAGAACGCGTCCCTGATCAACGGCATCATTCAGAGCCTGGAAGATGAGTTCGGCCTCGACGACGTGCAGGACACCCCCGACCCGCACATTACCTACCTGCTGGCCGGCGTAAGCCAGCACGAGTCCTTAAAGCGGGTGCTCGAAGACGTAGCCGCCACCACCCCGCCCTTCGAAGCTTTTACCACGGGCCTGGGGCTATTTCCGGGGCCCAATCCGGTTATCTACATCCCGGTGCTGCGCTCCGAGGAGCTCAACCGCCTGCACACCCGCCTGCTGGCCGCCACTGCCCCGCTCTGCCAGCGCACCGACAAATTCAGCACGCCCGAGCTGTGGCTGCCGCACATTTCGCTGGCCCTGCACGATACTACCCCCGAGCTGCTGGGCCCCGTGCTGCAGTACCTCAACGAGCAAACCTACAACCTGAAGCTGCGCATCAGCAACCTGGCCATTTTGCGGCAAGAAGGCGAGCAGTTTATTCCCGAGGAAGTGTATCCGCTGGAAGGTTAG